One genomic window of Candidatus Trichorickettsia mobilis includes the following:
- a CDS encoding FAD-dependent oxidoreductase, protein MRLAFGFIFDHLSSLVKLHKLDQVFLEFLKEHDSEVYQKLCHLRTINKSNAQSYPYFDELEYSNLLLDLALILDNFLAQLFFVEPEIIKSRQEHEKFDSIYQCKRKFIQRFAIKKYPKASINSIDIVHVTNVLDQLIGAELTPITFAIHVNEWLLDQEEYVDALDIAAQYAAWMVHTNNEHILFQLPKSVNQAQLIDQDRIAQYKKHIRTGFDYTNTELTLDNALNNAHYCIYCHKQGKDSCSKGLYNKTQVKAPQDGCPLKQKISEMNYLKAHGLNLAALAVIIIDNPMVAATGHRICNDCSKACIYQKQEAVNIPVIETDILQTVLALPYGLEIYLLLTRWNPLKLDSFLPKVPTGYNVLVVGLGPAGFSLAHYLLNDGHNVTAIDGQKIMPLQFDPQLPIKNWQLYTQNLSERLPQGFGGVAEYGITARWDKNNLIILRLILERRSNFKAYGGVRFGSNITGEQAFAYGFDHIALCVGAGAPKILTLENGLAVGVKTAADFLMTLQAGGAYHQDSLTNLMIRMPVAVIGCGLTAIDAAVEALNYYPLQVEKFLRKYEQLNEQFSIEVIEQNWTIEDRLVAHEFITHAQLFRTARSQAEVQNILDSLGGVTVYYRGSLNDAAAYKLNYEELIHSMAAGVKFREQMKPVKVNLDQYNYLQSVEFEQPYIDVPVKTMLIAIGTGDYIDSDILIKSNKYSYFGDCNPEFAGSVVRALASSKYGYAHVTSSLQQLLPSFSGDYQKFISYLDNILLSKVSQVNILANNIVELIIHAPAAARNFCPGQFFRLQNFTIEPTKAFEPLALTGAYVDLTKGLISLIILAVGRSSSLCKFIKAGDKVSLMGPTGLPTEIIKNSNVVLIGGGLGNAVLFSVGQALRANGCNVTYIAGYKNEADRFYAERIEEASNMVIWCCENDILTANRVDDVSIKGTIIDGLREYHAKKSNNIVDCVDRIICIGSSSMMLAVRNIKNELFGSSCKLICSINSSMQCMMKGICGQCIQPVSDERNYIFACACQDQDADIVDFEVLQNRLQQNSLFEKIMSFENNL, encoded by the coding sequence GTGCGACTAGCTTTTGGCTTTATTTTTGATCATTTATCTAGTTTAGTAAAGTTACACAAGCTGGATCAGGTCTTTTTAGAATTTTTAAAAGAGCATGATAGCGAGGTATATCAGAAGCTTTGTCATTTACGTACAATAAATAAGTCTAATGCTCAGTCCTATCCTTATTTTGATGAATTAGAATACTCAAATTTGCTCTTAGACCTTGCCCTGATTCTGGATAATTTTTTGGCTCAGCTATTTTTTGTTGAACCGGAAATTATCAAATCAAGGCAGGAGCATGAAAAATTTGATAGTATCTATCAGTGTAAAAGAAAATTTATTCAACGTTTTGCTATTAAAAAATATCCAAAAGCCAGTATTAATTCTATTGATATTGTCCATGTTACCAATGTGCTTGATCAATTAATAGGAGCTGAACTGACGCCAATTACATTTGCTATTCATGTTAATGAATGGCTTTTAGACCAAGAAGAATATGTTGATGCACTTGATATTGCGGCGCAGTATGCAGCTTGGATGGTTCATACCAACAATGAACATATATTATTTCAATTACCAAAATCGGTAAATCAAGCACAGCTAATTGATCAAGATAGAATAGCTCAATATAAAAAGCATATACGTACTGGGTTTGATTATACTAATACCGAATTAACTTTGGATAATGCGCTGAATAATGCACATTATTGTATCTATTGCCATAAACAGGGGAAAGATTCCTGCTCTAAAGGTTTATATAATAAAACTCAAGTTAAGGCTCCACAAGACGGTTGTCCGTTAAAACAAAAAATCTCTGAGATGAATTACCTAAAAGCGCATGGTCTTAACCTGGCTGCTCTTGCGGTAATTATTATTGATAATCCGATGGTTGCTGCTACTGGTCACCGAATTTGTAATGATTGTAGTAAAGCTTGTATCTATCAGAAACAAGAGGCGGTAAATATACCTGTTATTGAAACCGATATTTTACAAACAGTGCTTGCACTACCATATGGGTTAGAAATATACCTGTTATTAACTCGCTGGAATCCGTTAAAGCTTGATAGTTTTTTACCGAAAGTACCAACAGGATATAATGTGTTGGTGGTGGGGCTTGGCCCTGCGGGCTTTAGTCTTGCTCATTATTTATTAAATGATGGTCATAACGTTACTGCTATTGATGGTCAGAAAATTATGCCACTGCAGTTCGACCCACAATTACCAATTAAGAATTGGCAATTGTATACTCAAAACTTATCCGAGCGCTTGCCACAAGGTTTTGGTGGAGTAGCGGAATATGGTATTACTGCAAGATGGGATAAAAATAATTTGATTATTTTGCGGCTAATACTAGAGCGTAGAAGTAATTTTAAAGCATATGGTGGAGTAAGATTTGGCAGTAATATTACCGGAGAGCAGGCGTTTGCTTACGGATTTGATCATATAGCTTTGTGTGTAGGAGCTGGAGCACCAAAAATTTTAACACTAGAAAACGGTTTGGCTGTCGGTGTAAAAACCGCTGCTGATTTCTTGATGACTTTACAAGCTGGCGGTGCTTACCATCAAGATAGTCTGACTAACTTGATGATAAGAATGCCAGTAGCAGTAATTGGTTGTGGTTTAACAGCAATTGATGCTGCAGTTGAGGCTTTAAATTATTATCCATTGCAGGTAGAAAAGTTTCTTAGAAAATATGAGCAACTTAATGAGCAATTTAGCATTGAGGTGATAGAGCAAAATTGGACTATTGAAGATAGGCTGGTAGCGCACGAGTTTATCACCCATGCACAGCTATTTAGAACAGCTAGATCGCAAGCTGAAGTACAAAATATTTTAGATTCTTTGGGTGGAGTTACCGTCTATTATCGTGGTAGTTTAAATGATGCTGCGGCTTACAAATTAAACTATGAAGAATTAATACATTCTATGGCTGCTGGGGTAAAATTTCGCGAGCAGATGAAGCCAGTTAAAGTTAATCTTGATCAGTATAATTATTTACAGTCTGTGGAATTTGAACAGCCGTATATTGATGTCCCAGTAAAAACAATGTTAATTGCGATTGGGACGGGAGATTATATAGATAGTGATATATTAATTAAATCAAATAAATATAGCTATTTTGGTGATTGTAATCCGGAGTTTGCTGGTAGTGTGGTTAGGGCTCTTGCCAGCAGCAAATATGGCTATGCACATGTAACCAGTAGTTTACAACAATTATTGCCGAGTTTTAGCGGTGATTATCAAAAATTCATATCATATTTAGATAATATTTTATTGAGTAAAGTATCGCAAGTTAATATCTTGGCAAATAATATCGTAGAACTAATTATTCATGCACCAGCAGCTGCTCGAAATTTTTGTCCCGGGCAATTTTTTCGTTTACAAAATTTTACTATAGAGCCAACTAAAGCTTTTGAACCTCTGGCACTTACTGGTGCCTATGTAGATTTAACAAAAGGTCTTATTTCCCTGATTATTTTAGCTGTAGGTCGTTCCAGTAGTCTATGTAAGTTCATAAAAGCTGGAGATAAGGTATCATTAATGGGACCGACAGGATTACCTACTGAAATTATTAAGAATAGTAACGTCGTGCTTATTGGAGGTGGTTTAGGTAATGCAGTATTATTCTCTGTCGGTCAGGCTTTAAGGGCTAATGGTTGTAATGTTACTTATATTGCTGGTTATAAGAATGAGGCTGATCGTTTTTATGCAGAAAGAATAGAGGAGGCTAGCAATATGGTTATATGGTGCTGTGAGAATGATATTTTAACTGCTAATAGAGTAGATGATGTTAGTATTAAGGGTACAATCATTGATGGATTACGAGAATATCATGCTAAAAAGAGCAACAATATTGTTGATTGTGTTGATCGCATAATTTGTATTGGCTCAAGCAGTATGATGTTGGCGGTACGTAACATCAAAAATGAGCTGTTTGGTTCCAGCTGTAAATTGATATGTAGTATCAATTCTTCAATGCAATGTATGATGAAGGGGATCTGCGGCCAATGTATTCAACCAGTATCAGACGAGCGAAATTATATATTCGCTTGTGCTTGTCAGGATCAGGATGCAGATATAGTTGATTTTGAGGTATTACAGAATCGATTACAACAAAACTCTTTGTTCGAGAAAATCATGTCTTTTGAAAATAATCTATGA
- a CDS encoding RNA methyltransferase: MNNPVIILVAPQMGENIGATARAMKNFGLTNLRIVAPRDGWPNDKASSMAVAAIDILSKAKIYDDLASSIADLEYVYATTSAPRDMNKSYILSKELPNHYPIQLKVGIMFGRENCGLTNQEITIANKIITIDTNHNFSSLNIAQAVIIICYELFKLQERTDLVNTQLLATKEQMDYFFAHLFTELDKKDFFKVAQKRPQMTRNIMNLFYRIENLSNTELQTLRGIVSTLTKK, from the coding sequence ATGAATAATCCGGTGATTATTTTAGTAGCTCCGCAAATGGGAGAAAATATCGGTGCTACTGCACGAGCCATGAAAAATTTTGGCTTAACGAATTTGCGGATTGTTGCTCCTCGTGATGGTTGGCCAAATGATAAAGCCAGCAGCATGGCAGTTGCGGCTATTGATATATTATCAAAGGCAAAAATATATGATGATTTGGCAAGTAGTATTGCTGATTTAGAATATGTATATGCTACAACTTCTGCACCCAGAGATATGAATAAGAGCTATATATTATCCAAGGAATTGCCTAATCATTACCCAATACAGCTGAAAGTAGGAATTATGTTTGGCAGAGAAAATTGTGGTCTGACTAATCAGGAAATTACAATAGCCAATAAAATTATTACTATTGACACTAATCATAATTTTAGTTCATTAAATATTGCTCAGGCAGTGATAATAATTTGTTATGAACTATTTAAGTTGCAAGAGCGTACAGATTTAGTTAATACACAGCTTTTGGCTACTAAAGAACAGATGGATTATTTTTTTGCACATTTATTTACTGAATTGGATAAAAAAGATTTTTTTAAGGTAGCACAAAAACGACCACAAATGACAAGAAATATTATGAATCTTTTTTATCGAATTGAGAATTTATCTAATACTGAATTACAAACCTTGCGAGGAATTGTCAGCACTTTAACAAAAAAGTAA